The DNA window TGGCTGATGTTGGATTTGTTCTGCTTTCTGTTGTGTTGCGGGTTTTACAACTTCTTTTTGTGCAGGTAGTGGCTGTTTTGCAGGTGTTGATTGTCCAGACGGTGATTTTACATTTGTTGGTTGTAGTAGTGTTGGCTTTACAGATTCTGTTTGTGCAGGTAGTGGTGGTTTTTCAGGTGCTGATTGTTTAGATGGtgattttaaatttgttcGTTGTGTTGGTGTTGATTGTGATGGTATTGGCTGTGGTGACGTTGGCTGTGGTGGCGTTGGTTTTACAGCTCCTGTTTGTGCAGGTACTGGCTTTAGATCTACTTGTTTTGGTGGTACTGATGATTCTGGTTTTCCAGGTGGATTTCTAGGTGTTGATGGTATTGAAGCTTTTCCTGATTGAGTAGCTGTATCACGTGATGCACTTCCAGACGATTGTGTTTGAGTTACTGTGGTgggtatattatattttgcaGAATCTTGAGATATACTCTGTGGACCTATTggtgcattttttttttcaagttGCTCATCCTGTAATTTCACATTTCCAGATTCTTCattatcatcatcatcaCTATCATCATCAATATCCTCATCAACAGCGTCATCATCGTCATCTTCATCATCCTCACCACTATAATCATCATCTTCATCATCCTCACCACTATAATCATCATCTTCATCATCCTCACCACTATAATCATCATCTTCATCTTCCATATCTTGCGAatctattaatttaaattctttatggggatttttttttatagcagcctttaatttttttatttcatttcttATAATTCTGGGAggtttttttatgaaattttTATGCGTATGTTTGCATCCTCTACTTTTGAATTCAGGTGAAGAATTTAGTTTATCTATCGAGGGAAATTTCATAAGCTTATTAGCCATTTGTTTATCGTTTCGGTTTTCATTAATAACAGTTTCTGTAAAACCGtcatatattgtttttaaatgttCCAATAATTCATGATACGGGCCACACTGATTAACAAATTTAGAAAGTtcttcatatataatataacttTGAGCGGCCTTGTTTATGTATTCGTGTGATTGTGTATGTTTTGTTTGGTATGTCTTAACTGTTTCAcaaatttgtttaaataaaacataaaacaGATTCATAATTGCAACATTAGCATCCTTcaattccttttttttatctacaAGATtccaaaaattaaaattccCTATAGATTTACCTAAATGCTCCTTGTATGACTGATTTAAAGTTACAATATGATTTGTtgctattttatataacttATTACTGATccacataataaaatattcaatatatttatcatcaCGGTTCCTTCCATTTATTTGGTAATCCTTATTATCTAACtccataaataaatatcccCCAATAGCGCTTATTCTTTCATAGTCAGTATCACAACTTTTATATCCACCTTTTACAGGGCAATAATCGTAGAATAAACTAGAGGTAGCGTTAAATTTTCCCTCATCAACAAATTTATCAGTAAAAAGTTCATCAACcttatgaaataatttgCACTaagaaaacatttttaaaaaattaataaaatatctaTTAACGAAAAAGTTATTATAATGAAGTTGATGATAATCAGTAGCTCATATAGAACCtggaatataataaattatttttatttaaaaaagtgcATTTACCGCTTCTATTTCCATTATAATTGAGATATTCTTTAACTTGTAAATCAATTAATATCATATTATGGTTTTTGTAAAACATGTATACGTGCCAAATAAGTTATACAATTACTTAAGTTACATGCACAATTAATATCGTAAATTAAGCATCTTcttattgtttttaatatttaagtaaatatagaataataATGCAACATTATTACGAAATAAAtgttacattttattttatcacaaGTATCTTAATTAGCTTAAATTTTGATTcgtttaaaacattttttgtcTTAGATGTAAAATACAATTTACACACCAAatcactttttttaatagtaaCAGGTATAACCAATATAGAATTTTATAACCTTGTAATAGTttaaatcaaatatatctccttataataataagtctatcgattttttttataaagaaattccaaaatatatatattggaaatatattgtcattataatttttaaaatatatgtgtatcTCATTATTGTATGTCGCTAACACATTATGtaagtattattatataacatattttaatattatatataataaatataaaacaaagtGTTTATTGCtattatgtttaaaaatgtgtcattattatatctcctaaataaattatatattttttatatttagatTTTAATTTACAGTGTGAAATAGAAACACAATTTAGATGCACAATAAATTTacttatatgcatatattctCTATACCCGAATCCATTTTAATGAATAGTTCGAGGTGCATAATTTgtgaattttataattttaaaaaaacatgtggcatctaatataaattaataaaaccaattataaaaacaaataatgcATGCACCTAAATTGATTTTAGAGTAATAGctgtatatatgaaatatatattcttttcattcatattaacatttaatatacacacatatagaaaatgtggatttaaattataaattcgCATTAAacttaattattttttaaattttaacaatttCTCTTGGTTTGTTGGTAATTATCACTTCTTAGAATCAATATAACGTTATTTTGTCATATCTTACACATGTTCCTACTTATAActtaaacatatattatatattgcatagtttgtaataatattatatttatttctataataaaataaatgtattattaattaaaactATAGAatcattaataaaattgatataATCTTGcttgataattttaattctaATATTACCATATTAAATTTACTTAAGTAAATGTTATAATATGTcatatgattttttatacatacgATTATAATCTTATCACATGTTTAAGAATATAGATAATGAATTTATACCCATATAGCGTATCAATAAACATAATACGTTTTTCGAATTTAGTAAATACTAATTCATTATggttactattattattcttgCTGATATACCAGTGTATGCTACAATGAAGCAATTAATGCACTCAAGAAAAATACTTTAAAGCATTAGTAATTTTCCTTGATTCGTTGTTTTAATGTATAGCATTTtagaacatatatattatttcgtaataattatatatttaaaatgtaaatttataagtttgtatataataataacctaatataaatattattagttcaaagaaaattaatgttaattttaattatatgaagtTTTCACAATAAagcattattttaatattagttACTGGTAAAATGCTTTACATTCTATATGTATAGGTATagtcatataataataactatAGTTCTAtctatcatattatttataataattaaaacaaaatatgatatgaaattttattaatatactcacaatttatcttttaattattttaaaatataatttatttatacctcaaaactataaaatttaaaaatgaatagtGATCAACCTAATATTATGCATGTatagtaaataaattaatatatttagaaCCAATTACttccatataatattaataaataaaatttatgtgtAGAGAGATGTGTTGGATGTAAATAAAGTTATTGCACactttaaaattgttttttaataatgtagATAAACAAAACGGTGTATCCATTATATATGGTCTATCtataaaatggaataatctaacgtattttatatgtattataatttaaataaataatttcttttatatctattaaaaatagtgtTAAAGGTttcaatatttaatattgaaTAGTaactaaaatatatacattaatGACATGTAAATGATGCGATAAAATACCTCTTAATAATACTatcaatattaaatttattagttctatatatatttcagtATGTAATAATTGGGACATCTATGTTAAAACACACAGTAAACCTGCTTCACATATctgtgaaaaaatataaatataagatatatacttatttaaattgataatataatgtgactattccatttattattaataatcttgatattttcatatatgtattatatataacccaaaattctttaaatatattttaatttagtaattttattgcattattattctatattagtttatattttaaaaatataagtttaaatgtatataataattatatagagAAGACAAGTATATCACATATTATAgcgtattatatatataaactaaTATGATATTCCTTAGTCTGCTGATTAAAACAATACACTGCTAAAATGGACACAAAATTGgtaaatacaatttttttaaataaaaatgtttctCTTTATACTCCTGAATGTTATAATTCCTATAAATGATCATTAActtcattttaataataatttctttaatacacatttttattaaatttaaaaaaattttgttagtgcaatttatttattaatgttGATAAGCTTTTTACCAAGGGAAATGTCAACGAAACACTATTTAATACCTCTAACTtgtacaaaaaatattgtccTAATGGAAAATGTAATACTAATTATGATAGAATTGGCGCTTTATGCGAATATTTACTTGCTGAATTGCCAAAATTGAATAACAAACCAAATGGGAGTAAAGATAATGTTAATCAATATTATGAGTACGTTTTTATGTGGTTAGCTGACAAATTCCGTAAGGCAAATAATGAAGGTTTCTTCACTTTAGATGAGTATTATGAGGAGTTTTTAGTTAATcataatgataattttaattattggTACGAATTggataataaaatgcatTTGAAGGATagcaatattattttgatggttgaattttattatttattcacTAATATATGTAACATGCTGTTGGAAAGTGAAAAATCCGAATTAGAcctaaacaaaattaaggtgtttgataataattgttttagaaagtattattttattaactcGAAGGCTTTTAAATGTAATCCATATATTGAATTATTGactaatttaaaaaaaaaatatgatgaatataaaagCTTAATTATTAAGAAATTTCccaaaaatggaaatgctaacaattttttttcagattTTCCtccaataaataatagtaataataatcatcCAGAACAACAATTTGAAAGTAAAGGGTGTGAACTATTACATGTAATATATCAGAGACCTGGGAGAAAGTATAAACCAAAAAAGAGACAGAAAATGCTAAAACCCCCACCAGATGAtctaaaaattaaaaaggatAAAGTAGAAAGTAATAAGgataaatcaaataaaccCACAAATAGTGCAGAAAAACATACAGAGCCTCAAAAGGATACGAAGCAATCTGCTAAAGAGAAAGACCAACCACCTGTTAAAAAGGAAATCCAACAACCTACAATAAAGGAAAACCAAACATCTACTAAAAAGGAAACCCAGGCATCTACTAAAGAGGTAACCCAAACACCTACTAAAGAGGTAACCCAAGCATCTACTAAAGAGGTAACCCAGGCATCAGAATCTAAAATATTAAGTATTCCACAAAAAGCTAAGGAACTAGTTCAAAAAGTATTAAAACCTTCACAAAATAGTCAAGAAGCGTCACCAAATAATACCCATGTTTCATTAGATGATAAAGGCACATCAAAAGACATGGGAATTGTATCAgaaaatattgtaaataaacaagaaatcgaaaaaataagatCAAAAAGGGATTTACAATTATCAGATATTCCCTCAGCATCGCAACAGAATGAACCGTTACCTCCACCGCCAGAGTCAactaatgaaaaaataccAGTAAAATCTGAGAATATTGCAGTGGAATTTACGAATAAAACAATAGAACCTACGAATATAACAGCAGATTTAAGTGATAACTTACCAGATACTGAGAGTGGGTCAGCAAAAAGAACGAAACGGAGTGCATCACAAGACAATTCAGAGAATCAAAAAGAAACCACTAAATCAGAAAACACAGGTTCCTCATCAACACAATCAAAAGATACACAAGAATCGTCGGATTCCaataaagaattaaatattaagaaAGTTATAGATTATTCTGTAGATTTTTTCCGAACATATAGTTCACTATTTAATGATACcgttaataaaattgaagaaCATATACAAGAAATAGTGGTGTCTAAGATTAATGatattattgaaaaaattcacAAATATCaacaaattatacaaaaattagGTTCTACAATTGGCCAAattcaaatattaaatgatcACCAAAATGGATCTGAAAAATCACCAGATACCCAGAATGAAGTAGAAAATACCAAAGGTAATGAAAACACTGGAATAAATAATCTAAAAAAATCAACAGTTGGCACAAGTAATCAACAAAAAAGCCTAGGAACTAGACAAGGAACCCCAAATGGTGTTTCAGCAGACCAGCGTATTGAATCAGGAAGTCCAGACATTGGATTCAATAATCCAGGGGAGGTGGTAAATCCATCTAAGCAACCAGAAGCAGAATCACCAGCAACTAAATCATCAAACACATCAGTAACTTCGCCATCTCAATTACCATCACAATCAGTTACACCATCAAAAACACAAGCAACATCTCCAAAATCAGTACCACAACCACAACGGGAGCCATCAATAACTTTATCATCTACAGCATCTGGAGCTATTACAACAACATCAACGACTACAACTATGCCAACAGGTGAACCATCTGTGATAACTATTTCATCAATAGAAACCACATTGTCTGGACAAAATGGTgcttcaaaaaaattatctcGAGCAAGGAGATCACTCAATCCTGGAAGTTCAATAAGTACTCCAGCAAATGGGTTAGGAGCTACATCAGATACATCACCATCAGCTACACCATCAATAACAATATCATCTTCAGTACCTGGAACAATTCCAATAGCACCAATAACTACAAATGTATCAACAGGTGAACAGGCTGAGACATCTATGTCATCAATAGAAAACATATTGCATAGTCAAGATGATATTACCAAACGATCATCTCGAAGAAAGAGATCAGCCGCTTCTGGAAGTTCAATAAGCATTTCATCCAGTGGGCAAGGAGTTACATCAGATGCATCATCCAGCATGGAGAAAGGAAGCATAACTGGAACCGAAGTTAAAATTAACGAAAAATCATCAATATGGTGTATAggatcaaataaaaaatgtaacatAATAGGTATTGGTATTATAGGCATTTCAatattcgtttttttagcatttatgtttaaggtaaataatatgcaactattaaatatatcattttttaattttttcgcAAATGTGTAATTAcgctataaaaaatatattatatattttttgcttttattttagtatttatcatttggatcgagaaaaaaatcgaagaaaaaaaaaatcacgaaaaaagttataaattTGGTTGATGGAaggaaaatggaaaaaacatttataaattcaatTGATAGGGAAAAAAAGTCGaagataattataaattcaggtgataataaaaaaatagcgaAGATAATTATGAATTCCGATGATACAAACAAACCAATAAAAATGGCGATAGATCCATGGGATGAAAAACGAAAGACCCATATAACTATAAATTCAGATGATAATATCAAGCCAATAAAAAAGGCGATAGATCCATGGGatgaaaaacaaatgaCACATATAACTATAAATTCAGaacatacaaaaaaatatacaaaatcaGTTATAAATTCAAGCGATAGAAAAAAGACGAACATAATTGCAAATTCAGTTAATGAgaaaatatcattattaaatatatacaaatttatgaAAGCCGATCCTAtaccatttattaatttgttttttttgttaattttttttgtttataaaagaaaatacaattttttatagtaataaatccaataataaatattaactcatattttataagaccaaagtttatattaaatttttataatacttTTCGTCTGTAAATATTGATTCGATATATATACCATCTCTGTATGCTTAATCTGGAGATGATGTCTAAATATGCAACAACAAAGGGATATCGccattaatatgaaaaggTTCGTATAACACAATAAgtttctttatttgatgaaaatagtaTTTAGTAAAGctcataatttatattgatataaatcatctatctttatataagtttgaaaaaatataaaagacagaatataatatattcaatataattaaatctTAAATAAACCatgatatataaatatattttaaaacaccATTTAATGTATGCTacccttttttatatatatattgactatttaatacataataaaatgatgCCTCATTTAAGTTATAGAAGCTATCTaaattgatatattatcatttatttacgtaaatatataattttgaattttaataataatattgtttGTTGATAgtgataaattataaaaccGTGTAACATGTGTTTATAACTTTTATATGGATGTTTgtatcataataatatttaacaaccatatatagaaaaaatatactatcaaactataaaaaattatatttaaacacCAAAAAATCTTAAACATAtgctaatatttttaattatatttactattctatagaatttttttttcttttaaaaataaaaagaatcaataacataaataaatgaataaaaggCATAGGGCTTAGCCGCATttgtttgtatatattgaataatagtgttgttttttctttatcgttataatttataattctttttcttGTTTTTCCTTTATCGTTGGAAtttataattctttttcttgttttttctttatcgttggaatttataattctttttggtgttttttttttatcattggaatttataattgtttgtatagtttttttatcatcaatGGAATGTATGTCtatcttttttgttttttttctatcaagtaaatttataacttttttcattttttttgttttctttgGTTTTTTTGTCCTCTTCCATGGAAAATACTAATATAAAagtgataaatatatataattttttgttgcATTTGTATATGTGTAGTGGcgaacatatttaaaaggatatatataataattgttttattatttaccttatatataaataccaAAACAATAGGTATTGAAAGAGCTATAACTCCAATTTTTATCCTATTACATATAATCCTATTACAATATACTGATTTGGGTCCATGTAGTTTGCACATAATGCTGTCTGAGAAGTTCTCTGGGTGCTTGAATGGATCGTCAAATTTTAATGTATTAATTTGATGTGGCTGTGGTTGATTATCAGAATCATTTTGCTCAATATTTAAATCTGGCCATTCAAAATCTATAATTTTTGGTTTCACCATTGGATATGATAAATCATCTTCTGGAACATATAATTCATCGACGATGTTTGGGATGGAATTTTCTGAAACAAATAAGGCATCGACGATATTTTGGGGGtcattttctaaatatgcatatttgtcctcaaaaaatgataaatcagcatctatgtaaaaaaaatcgtcCTGCGCATCTGGGTATTCAGCCTCTGTATCTGGAAGTTCTATCCCATCAAAAACAATTTCGGCGTCAATCTCTATGTCTGGGACTTCTACTCCATCAAGAAAATCATGAggtttataatttgtgaTTGTGAATTCATAATCTGGAACAGTGATTTCATAATCTGGAGTAGTAATTTCATAATATGGAACAGCGAATCCATCTAAAAGTATATTGTTTGTTGGGTCTTCTGTAGTTTCTTCGTTTTGTTGTGGTTCTAGGTCGTTTGTTGAATTTATATGCTCACTATTTGGCACATCATCCTGCGAATCTGATTCATCCAATTTGGATTCgataatttcttttatttcttctatCTTTGGAATTTCGGGAAGCTCATTAGTTTGAGGTCCCATTACCTCAACATAAtcctttttaaaatcattATAAACATGTTCCAACATATCATATAAAGCACGACAATGGCTATCTCTGGTATCATTACCGCCATagttactatttttttttaatatattttcaccACAACTTTTAACAGATTCATAATAACCCGTGAAATCTAAGTCATCAATATCGTCAGCATcattagaaaatattttacacatttgtttaaatattttataaatatcacTCATATGTTCAATATTAATATCGTTATTAAGCAAAAACATTTTGGGTTCAACATATTCTTCAATGTCATCGTACCATTCaccatttattatataattactaaaaaaatcatttaaaCCAATGGATtggctatttttttcatttaattgcTGCAATTTATAACTTATCCACATCAAACCATAATGTACATAGTTGCCTTTCTGATTTTCATGCTCCTCCTCAGATTCaacattattaaataattgcGTTAATAAATATCCAAACCCAGCGCCAATTTTATCATAGTCAGTATTACAAGTCCCATGTTGTCCATTATTTGTAGGGCAATAAGATTCGTATAATAAGCTTGCGCCATTCCCTAGATTTACTTCGTCATCACCATCTGGtaattgcatatataaattaccAAATATTTCACactaaaaattaatttttaaaaatttataaaaaaaatatgtgttaATGATAactttatcaaaatataatttattagtaatttataagaaattaaaaataataaaaaatatataccacATGAGCGGACATaatgaaattttatttggtaTCTGtaatatgttatattatttttagtgtaagacaaatataataaaccaGAGTAAGCGATACAAGCACTTTATCTCTATATGCAACTACTGTATTTagttaaattaatatttttaatatttaaattaatacgtataataatacaatgtGACAAATGGAATTTTCTGTATATGGCTATTTAGCCAAATGATCTTAAACTGGAATTCGTttgaaacatttttattttaatctATGCAATTCaatttatacataaattagaaatttttaatagtatccgttataattatatatttatatacgaGAGATGTATGTATTtcctatattttattaataaatagcTTCGAAAATTTACACAATGCagatatgtattatttaggaattattatatcaGGTTTGTTAAAcataattgttttattatttatataatctattattttgtatagaATATTACATCTTTTGattgtatttataataaatataaagcaaattgttaatttaaattataatatttacaaaatacgTTAAATTATTCCCTTTTATAAATgggttatatataattgatactccttttatttatctacattgttaaaaaacaattttaaagtGTGCAATAACATTATTTACGTCCAAACATTTCTCTacacataaattttatttattaatattatatggaaGCAATTGGttctaaatatattaatttatttactatGCATCTATAATATTAGGTTGATCactattcatttttaaattttatagttttgaggcataaataaattatattttaaaataattaaaagaaagaatatgagtatattaataaaatttcatatcatatttgttataataatttttataataattaaaaaaattaggtATATAGGATTAGGGTTATTATATGCCTAcacctatatatatatatatataagtaaaaTATTCTACCAATaactaatattaaaatattgctTTATTGTGAAAAcatcatataattaaaattaacattaattttctttgagctaataatatttatattaggttattattatatacaaacttataaatttacattttaaatatataattattacgAAATAACATATATGTTCTAAAATGTTATACTTTAAAACAATGAAGCAAGGAAAGTTATTAATTGGTTTAAAGTATTCCTCTTGAGTCATTAGTTATCGCATTGCATCATACTGTGGTATATCagtaacaataataacaGTAATCATAATGAATTatgttattaaatatgaacaagtatataatgtttatttgatacgctatatggatataaattcattatatatattcttaaatatatgataagaTTATAATTGTACGTACAAAAGATCgtatgaaatattata is part of the Plasmodium chabaudi chabaudi strain AS genome assembly, chromosome: 6 genome and encodes:
- a CDS encoding CIR protein; protein product: MSAHVCEIFGNLYMQLPDGDDEVNLGNGASLLYESYCPTNNGQHGTCNTDYDKIGAGFGYLLTQLFNNVESEEEHENQKGNYVHYGLMWISYKLQQLNEKNSQSIGLNDFFSNYIINGEWYDDIEEYVEPKMFLLNNDINIEHMSDIYKIFKQMCKIFSNDADDIDDLDFTGYYESVKSCGENILKKNSNYGGNDTRDSHCRALYDMLEHVYNDFKKDYVEVMGPQTNELPEIPKIEEIKEIIESKLDESDSQDDVPNSEHINSTNDLEPQQNEETTEDPTNNILLDGFAVPYYEITTPDYEITVPDYEFTITNYKPHDFLDGVEVPDIEIDAEIVFDGIELPDTEAEYPDAQDDFFYIDADLSFFEDKYAYLENDPQNIVDALFVSENSIPNIVDELYVPEDDLSYPMVKPKIIDFEWPDLNIEQNDSDNQPQPHQINTLKFDDPFKHPENFSDSIMCKLHGPKSVYCNRIICNRIKIGVIALSIPIVLVFIYKYFPWKRTKKPKKTKKMKKVINLLDRKKTKKIDIHSIDDKKTIQTIINSNDKKKTPKRIINSNDKEKTRKRIINSNDKGKTRKRIINYNDKEKTTLLFNIYKQMRLSPMPFIHLFMLLILFIFKRKKNSIE
- a CDS encoding CIR protein, with translation MDTKLCNLFINVDKLFTKGNVNETLFNTSNLYKKYCPNGKCNTNYDRIGALCEYLLAELPKLNNKPNGSKDNVNQYYEYVFMWLADKFRKANNEGFFTLDEYYEEFLVNHNDNFNYWYELDNKMHLKDSNIILMVEFYYLFTNICNMLLESEKSELDLNKIKVFDNNCFRKYYFINSKAFKCNPYIELLTNLKKKYDEYKSLIIKKFPKNGNANNFFSDFPPINNSNNNHPEQQFESKGCELLHVIYQRPGRKYKPKKRQKMLKPPPDDLKIKKDKVESNKDKSNKPTNSAEKHTEPQKDTKQSAKEKDQPPVKKEIQQPTIKENQTSTKKETQASTKEVTQTPTKEVTQASTKEVTQASESKILSIPQKAKELVQKVLKPSQNSQEASPNNTHVSLDDKGTSKDMGIVSENIVNKQEIEKIRSKRDLQLSDIPSASQQNEPLPPPPESTNEKIPVKSENIAVEFTNKTIEPTNITADLSDNLPDTESGSAKRTKRSASQDNSENQKETTKSENTGSSSTQSKDTQESSDSNKELNIKKVIDYSVDFFRTYSSLFNDTVNKIEEHIQEIVVSKINDIIEKIHKYQQIIQKLGSTIGQIQILNDHQNGSEKSPDTQNEVENTKGNENTGINNLKKSTVGTSNQQKSLGTRQGTPNGVSADQRIESGSPDIGFNNPGEVVNPSKQPEAESPATKSSNTSVTSPSQLPSQSVTPSKTQATSPKSVPQPQREPSITLSSTASGAITTTSTTTTMPTGEPSVITISSIETTLSGQNGASKKLSRARRSLNPGSSISTPANGLGATSDTSPSATPSITISSSVPGTIPIAPITTNVSTGEQAETSMSSIENILHSQDDITKRSSRRKRSAASGSSISISSSGQGVTSDASSSMEKGSITGTEVKINEKSSIWCIGSNKKCNIIGIGIIGISIFVFLAFMFKYLSFGSRKKSKKKKITKKVINLVDGRKMEKTFINSIDREKKSKIIINSGDNKKIAKIIMNSDDTNKPIKMAIDPWDEKRKTHITINSDDNIKPIKKAIDPWDEKQMTHITINSEHTKKYTKSVINSSDRKKTNIIANSVNEKISLLNIYKFMKADPIPFINLFFLLIFFVYKRKYNFL